From the genome of Vulpes vulpes isolate BD-2025 unplaced genomic scaffold, VulVul3 u000000671, whole genome shotgun sequence, one region includes:
- the LOC112911153 gene encoding sphingomyelin phosphodiesterase 5-like has product MQSAPAWPPPPAALRPSAFPHPALHALHRLARALLFPAYWALDRLLGCCAPGARPGGLAGLRAAARAAGALLLLLLAGLPLALPALPLWLLLQAWRRPFCYAPPPPCWAPPAPWRPPAQPARRFGFLSANVCLLPDGLARFSNLGRSGRRAEEVGALLVGALRPSRYGTTGCGPPGPGAPAGALTAALPAGLDFVCLQEVFDLRAAHRLVSRLAPSLGPVLYDVGALGLQRGPHLKLLGSGLLLASRYPLLRAAFRPFPHARREDALASKGLLSAQAQVGILDGRRVVGFLHCTHLHAPSEDGPLRCRQLTLLLDWIERFEAESRQSGEAVAFSVLLGDLNFDNCSLDHAQEQEHQLFDRFRDPCRLGTRREQPWALGTILNTSTLHHSVVCSPEMLRRALEQEKGRHRYLAGPARGGPRPKPWRGRRLDYVLYRGVAGAPLSPDVEQVTFSTALAGLTDHLAVGLQLRVSALP; this is encoded by the exons ATGCAGTCGGCGCCCGCCtggcccccgccgcccgccgccctgcGGCCCTCCGCCTTCCCGCACCCCGCGCTGCACGCCCTCCACCGCCTGGCCCGAGCCCTGCTCTTCCCGGCCTACTGGGCCCTGGACCGGCTGCTGGGCTGCTGCGCGCCCGGGGCGCGTCCGGGCGGCCTGGCGGGGCTGAGGGCGGCGgcgcgcgcggcgggggcgctgctgctgctgctcctggccGGCCTCCCCCTGGCGCTGCCCGCGCTGCCgctgtggctgctgctgcaggCCTGGCGCCGCCCCTTCTGCTACGCGCCCCCTCCGCCCTGCTgggcgccccccgcgccctggCGCCCCCCGGCCCAGCCCGCGCGCCGCTTCGGCTTCCTCAGCGCCAACGTGTGCCTGCTGCCCGACGGGCTGGCGCGCTTCAGCAACCTGGGCCGCAGCGGGCGGCGCGCCGAGGAGGTGGGCGCCCTGCTGGTCGGCGCCCTGCGGCCCTCGCGCTACGGGACCACGGGCTGCGGgccgccggggccgggggcgcccgcTGGGGCGCTGACGGCCGCGCTGCCGGCGGGCCTGGACTTCGTGTGCTTGCAGGAGGTGTTCGACCTGCGCGCGGCGCACCGCCTGGTCAGCCGCCTGGCGCCCAGCCTGGGCCCGGTGCTGTACGACGTGGGCGCCCTCGGCCTGCAGCGCGGGCCGCACCTCAAGCTGCTGGGCAGCGGGCTGCTGCTGGCCTCGCGCTACCCGCTGCTGCGCGCCGCCTTCCGGCCTTTCCCCCACGCACGTCGCGAGGACGCGCTGGCCTCCAAGGGTCTGCTCTCCGCACAG GCGCAGGTGGGCATCCTGGACGGGCGCCGCGTCGTGGGCTTCCTGCACTGCACGCACTTGCATGCGCCGAGCG agGACGGGCCCCTGCGCTGCAGGCAGCTGACCCTTCTGCTGGACTGGATCGAGCGCTTCGAAGCCGAGAGCCGCCAGAGCGGCGAGGCCGTGGCCTTCAGCGTGCTTCTGGGTGACCTGAATTTCGACAACTGCTCTTTAG ACCACGCGCAGGAGCAGGAGCACCAGCTCTTCGACCGCTTCCGGGACCCCTGCCGGCTGGGCACTCGCCGGgagcagccctgggccctgg gcacgATCCTGAACACCTCCACTCTCCACCACTCGGTGGTCTGCTCCCCAGAGATGCTGCGGAG GGCCctggagcaggagaaggggcGCCACCGCTACCTGGCTGGCCCTGCCCGCGGAGGCCCCCGGCCTAAGCCCTGGCGGGGCCGGCGCCTCGACTACGTCCTGTACCGGGGAGTGGCCGGAGCCCCGCTGAGCCCA gacGTGGAGCAGGTGACCTTCAGCACCGCCCTGGCCGGGCTCACAGACCACTTGGCCGTGGGACTTCAGCTCCGAGTGTCCGCGCTGCCCTGA